The Selenomonas sp. AB3002 genome contains a region encoding:
- a CDS encoding thioesterase family protein: MAVSVEYKVNFFDTDAMAVVHHANYIRWFEIGRVAYLRHYDLTLDDMMDDGYVFPITKIDAKYLSPGRFDDVLIIETKATALTKAKMAFAYRILRKSTGEVLVTGHSQNVFTHRDTGKITRLPDKYFEIFQRAMEDEEAREE; the protein is encoded by the coding sequence TTGGCTGTTTCTGTTGAATACAAGGTTAATTTCTTTGATACTGACGCCATGGCGGTGGTACATCATGCCAACTATATCCGCTGGTTCGAGATTGGCAGGGTGGCGTATTTGCGCCATTATGACCTGACTTTGGACGATATGATGGATGACGGCTATGTGTTCCCCATTACCAAGATTGATGCCAAGTATCTTTCTCCGGGGCGTTTTGATGATGTGCTCATCATCGAGACCAAGGCAACTGCACTTACCAAGGCCAAGATGGCCTTTGCTTACCGCATCCTGCGGAAAAGCACAGGCGAGGTGTTGGTTACCGGGCATTCACAGAATGTCTTCACCCACAGGGATACGGGAAAAATCACCCGCCTGCCCGACAAGTATTTTGAAATCTTTCAGCGGGCGATGGAAGATGAGGAAGCTAGGGAGGAATAA
- the murI gene encoding glutamate racemase has product MKIAVFDSGIGGLSVLYEARKALPQEEFVFFADEDNVPYGTKSKEEVQALVADAFDFLVGKGVKAIVVACNTATSAAVTEMRRRYDLPIIGMEPAAKKALDMDGEHRVLVVATPVTVKGNKMKVLIEHVDKQHLVDLHPLPRLVEYAESQEFNSQAVLDYLARELSVYDFSQYSSLVLGCTHFNYFKDTFREILPGNVSLVDGNGGTVRELIRRLKERNLLEKNAPSTEYYYSGRRVQDKEELHRLESYLQRLGRMYALT; this is encoded by the coding sequence ATGAAAATCGCAGTCTTTGATTCCGGCATTGGCGGCCTTTCTGTTCTTTATGAGGCCCGCAAGGCCCTGCCGCAGGAAGAGTTCGTCTTCTTTGCGGATGAAGATAATGTGCCCTATGGCACCAAGTCCAAAGAGGAAGTGCAGGCGCTGGTGGCAGATGCTTTTGACTTCCTGGTGGGCAAGGGGGTCAAGGCCATCGTGGTGGCCTGCAACACCGCCACCAGTGCAGCGGTGACGGAGATGCGCAGGCGTTATGACCTGCCCATCATCGGCATGGAGCCTGCTGCCAAGAAGGCGCTGGACATGGACGGGGAGCACAGGGTGCTGGTGGTGGCCACCCCCGTCACTGTGAAGGGCAACAAGATGAAGGTCCTCATTGAGCATGTGGACAAGCAGCATCTGGTGGACCTGCACCCCCTGCCCCGGCTGGTGGAGTATGCAGAAAGTCAGGAGTTCAATTCTCAGGCGGTGCTGGATTATCTGGCAAGAGAGCTTTCTGTCTATGACTTTTCCCAGTATTCTTCGCTGGTGCTTGGCTGCACGCATTTCAATTATTTCAAGGACACCTTCCGCGAGATACTGCCGGGGAATGTCTCTCTGGTGGATGGCAACGGGGGCACAGTGCGGGAGCTTATCCGCCGCTTGAAGGAGAGGAACCTTTTGGAGAAAAATGCTCCTTCCACTGAGTATTACTATTCAGGCCGCCGGGTGCAGGATAAGGAAGAACTGCACCGGCTGGAGAGCTACTTGCAGCGGCTGGGCCGGATGTATGCCTTAACTTGA
- a CDS encoding RNA-guided endonuclease TnpB family protein, which produces MSKKADDSLTRAEKHFIRSSSPWFSMIGDFCHKAKNLYNHGNYLVRSRFIKDEYWTRYKELDQVLKQDLEYPDYRAMPTAQSAQQVLRLLDKNWNSFFTAIKDWKQHKEKYLGRPKLPKYKEKDGKFILVMTNQNCKLENGEIRFPKTFNGFKVKPEFVNNRDDGRKFDTFQQVRFIPHGAYIVMEIVYTIKTMPQVEDNGRYAGIDIGVDNLLTMATNTGAAPLIVNGKVPKSANQFYNKELAHWKSVCMMTSGRYSSARINGLTAKRNRRIDDYMHKASKRIIEECVRQDISTIVIGKNKEWKQESGLSKRVNQHFVQLPFARLIQMIEYKAKEKGIAVVLTEESYTSGTSFLDGEEPVKENYDKSRRVHRGLFKANDGRLINADVNGAFQILRKVFPNVSADGIEGVVLRPVVVVAA; this is translated from the coding sequence ATGTCGAAGAAGGCTGATGACTCGCTGACCAGAGCAGAGAAGCACTTCATTCGCTCATCCTCCCCTTGGTTTTCCATGATTGGAGATTTCTGCCACAAGGCCAAGAACCTTTATAATCACGGCAACTATCTTGTCCGCAGCAGGTTCATCAAAGATGAATATTGGACCAGGTACAAGGAGCTTGACCAAGTTCTAAAGCAGGATTTGGAATATCCCGACTACAGAGCCATGCCAACAGCCCAGTCTGCCCAGCAGGTGCTACGCTTGCTGGATAAGAACTGGAATTCTTTCTTTACTGCTATCAAAGACTGGAAACAGCACAAAGAAAAATACCTTGGTCGGCCCAAGCTGCCCAAATACAAAGAGAAAGACGGCAAATTCATCCTTGTTATGACAAACCAGAACTGCAAGCTGGAGAATGGCGAGATTCGTTTCCCTAAAACATTCAATGGTTTCAAAGTTAAGCCAGAATTTGTCAATAATCGAGATGATGGCAGGAAGTTTGATACCTTCCAGCAGGTAAGGTTCATCCCCCACGGTGCATACATTGTCATGGAAATTGTCTATACTATAAAGACCATGCCGCAAGTGGAGGACAACGGCAGATATGCGGGCATTGACATCGGCGTGGACAACCTACTGACAATGGCAACTAATACGGGTGCTGCACCGTTAATTGTAAACGGCAAAGTTCCCAAATCTGCAAACCAGTTCTATAATAAAGAGCTTGCCCACTGGAAAAGCGTCTGTATGATGACCTCTGGCAGATATTCTTCGGCACGAATCAACGGACTGACCGCCAAAAGGAACCGCCGCATAGACGATTACATGCACAAGGCAAGCAAACGGATAATCGAGGAGTGTGTCCGGCAGGACATCTCAACTATTGTCATAGGAAAGAATAAAGAATGGAAGCAGGAAAGCGGCCTGTCCAAACGAGTGAACCAGCATTTTGTCCAGCTGCCCTTTGCACGGCTAATCCAGATGATAGAGTACAAGGCTAAAGAGAAAGGCATAGCAGTCGTCCTCACTGAGGAGAGCTATACGAGCGGTACATCATTCCTGGATGGAGAAGAGCCAGTCAAGGAAAACTACGACAAGAGCAGACGAGTTCATCGTGGGCTTTTTAAGGCAAACGATGGCAGACTGATAAACGCTGATGTCAATGGTGCGTTCCAGATTTTGAGGAAAGTATTCCCGAATGTTTCGGCAGACGGGATAGAGGGCGTAGTGCTACGTCCAGTTGTAGTAGTTGCTGCGTAG
- a CDS encoding IS607 family transposase, translating to MLAKDVLRVLGITRPTLTKYVKTGIIRVTVLPNKRYDYNEEDVYGFLNKDMKRKTFIYARVSTTKQKPDLENQISLLKQFCFSNGYTISGIYSDIASGISFEKRKDFFEMLDEVLEGHVERVVVTYKDRLSRVGFGLFHHLFQKYNCEIVVMSEVGSVELDTQEVFEEIVNLLHCYSMKLYSSRRRLKKIKEAIDDVEEG from the coding sequence ATGTTAGCCAAAGATGTGCTTCGTGTTCTTGGAATAACACGTCCTACACTTACCAAGTATGTCAAAACTGGCATAATCCGAGTGACCGTCCTGCCCAATAAGCGATACGACTACAACGAAGAAGATGTATACGGCTTTCTGAACAAGGACATGAAGCGGAAAACTTTTATTTATGCCCGCGTATCAACAACCAAGCAGAAGCCAGACCTAGAGAATCAGATTTCTCTCCTGAAGCAGTTCTGCTTTTCCAATGGCTACACCATTTCAGGCATATATTCCGACATTGCCAGTGGAATCAGCTTTGAAAAGCGTAAAGACTTTTTTGAGATGCTGGATGAAGTGCTGGAAGGGCATGTGGAGAGAGTGGTCGTTACTTATAAGGACAGACTCTCCCGTGTAGGATTTGGACTTTTCCATCATTTGTTTCAGAAGTACAACTGTGAAATAGTGGTCATGAGCGAGGTTGGCTCCGTGGAACTGGACACCCAGGAGGTCTTTGAAGAAATTGTGAACCTCCTGCACTGCTACTCCATGAAGTTGTATTCCAGCCGCCGGAGGCTCAAGAAAATCAAGGAGGCGATTGACGATGTCGAAGAAGGCTGA
- a CDS encoding bile acid:sodium symporter family protein gives MERMKQAAQFLASHTAAFVIIAAIIAFFVPQMFGWVKGQSQIIILFIIMFSMGLTLTAKDFKVLASRPLDIFIGAAAQYLIMPFSAYFLSKSLGLSDEIAVGLILVGCCPGGISSNIMSFLCKGDVPLSVGMTTASTLLAPLMTPAMVLLLAGERIEVPAAGMFLTIVEAVIAPVLLGFLLNYRYGQTRTMDDVRQVMPSVAVIGLALIVGGVIALQGSNFFTAGIVIFLAVLAHNAVGYFLGYFVGRFTGMNEAKRRTLSIEVGMQNAGLATGLAVAHFAIYPHAALACAVSCAWHSISGTLLAGWFVRRDEKTEAAVASIS, from the coding sequence ATGGAGAGAATGAAACAGGCAGCGCAATTTTTGGCATCGCACACGGCGGCTTTCGTCATTATTGCAGCCATTATTGCCTTCTTCGTGCCGCAGATGTTTGGCTGGGTGAAAGGGCAGAGCCAGATTATTATTCTCTTCATTATCATGTTCAGCATGGGGCTGACCCTCACTGCGAAGGATTTCAAGGTGCTGGCTTCCCGTCCTCTGGATATCTTCATCGGAGCCGCAGCCCAGTATCTCATCATGCCCTTCTCGGCATATTTCCTGTCCAAGAGCCTGGGGCTTTCAGATGAGATTGCCGTGGGCCTCATACTGGTGGGGTGCTGCCCCGGTGGCATTTCTTCCAACATCATGAGTTTCCTCTGCAAAGGGGATGTGCCCCTGTCTGTGGGCATGACCACTGCATCCACTCTTTTGGCACCTCTCATGACGCCTGCCATGGTGCTTCTCCTTGCGGGGGAACGCATTGAAGTACCGGCAGCAGGCATGTTCCTGACTATCGTGGAAGCGGTCATTGCTCCGGTGCTCCTGGGCTTCCTGCTGAATTATCGCTATGGCCAGACCCGTACCATGGATGATGTGCGCCAGGTGATGCCTTCTGTGGCTGTTATTGGACTGGCCCTCATCGTGGGCGGTGTCATTGCCCTGCAGGGCAGCAACTTCTTCACTGCCGGCATAGTTATCTTCCTGGCGGTGCTGGCTCACAATGCTGTGGGGTATTTCCTGGGCTACTTCGTGGGCCGCTTTACAGGCATGAACGAAGCCAAACGCCGCACTCTGTCCATTGAGGTAGGCATGCAGAACGCCGGTCTTGCCACTGGTCTTGCCGTAGCCCACTTCGCCATCTACCCCCACGCAGCTCTGGCCTGCGCCGTGTCCTGCGCCTGGCACTCCATCTCCGGCACCCTGCTGGCCGGCTGGTTTGTCCGCCGCGACGAAAAAACAGAAGCAGCAGTGGCTTCCATAAGCTAA
- a CDS encoding methyl-accepting chemotaxis protein, whose product MAGINVKSIGGPKTVKAEILAFVLPVVIVGLLLLSGIIFKYTSSAFEEQLVAGSEKTTAEVADGVSDWMAARMLETQMTANSLAARGLPATQAELIANNELRLKLMEKIYPGVYDSVSWGPFDGSGLLHGWTKAGYKEMHNADKAWYKETMKGEKDSFMAPPVISQATGKIIVNSIALAKNPSGQNVAMVLAAVYVDAAREKVGAFKIGSQGYSYLVAQDGTYIVNPNEEAIMKEKITDEKDPALRELGQKMTAGEEGWLKFTRADGENMIAFYAPVKATGWSMAAVAYESELFAPVYSLLKIVAGLSIIILVVISLGIVMTVNKVMAPLGAMVDELKLLASGNFEDRPAKVVVENELGILAQAVRDMRQSVAKVMRSVHDFSQNLAASSEELNATTEQSAQASDQVANSIVRVAQGTNEQLGAVSSTTEAIERLSGTIQTVSGEASAAAGEGRQAAEIARDGGRTLEEAITQIKHIEASSLESMKVVKALGERSSEIVAIVETITGIAEQTNLLSLNAAIEAARAGEQGRGFAVVAEEVRKLAESSREAAQQIADLLKAVGSDIDNAISGMEAGNAEVQKGAANIISMGDSFRKIIELVENVSGQIQEISTDITGMARNGEEIVGHVRTIDAASRSAAEESQTVSAATEEQSASVQEIANASRSLAKMATDLQAEVQKFKL is encoded by the coding sequence ATGGCTGGAATCAACGTGAAATCCATAGGAGGACCAAAGACAGTGAAGGCCGAAATCCTGGCTTTCGTGCTGCCGGTGGTCATAGTTGGTCTCCTGCTACTTTCAGGCATTATTTTCAAGTACACCAGTTCTGCCTTTGAGGAACAGCTGGTGGCCGGCTCCGAGAAGACTACCGCCGAAGTGGCGGATGGTGTCTCTGACTGGATGGCGGCCCGCATGCTGGAAACCCAGATGACGGCCAATTCTCTGGCAGCCAGGGGGCTGCCTGCAACTCAGGCAGAGCTTATTGCCAACAATGAGCTGCGCCTGAAACTGATGGAGAAAATCTATCCTGGCGTCTACGACAGCGTCAGCTGGGGGCCCTTTGACGGTTCCGGCCTGCTGCATGGCTGGACCAAGGCTGGCTACAAGGAAATGCACAATGCCGACAAGGCCTGGTACAAGGAAACCATGAAGGGGGAGAAGGACTCCTTTATGGCGCCTCCTGTCATTTCCCAGGCTACTGGCAAGATCATAGTGAACTCTATCGCTCTGGCCAAGAATCCTTCCGGCCAGAATGTGGCCATGGTGCTGGCAGCTGTTTATGTGGATGCCGCCCGGGAGAAGGTGGGGGCCTTTAAGATTGGCAGCCAGGGCTACAGCTATCTGGTGGCACAGGATGGCACTTATATCGTCAATCCCAATGAAGAAGCCATCATGAAGGAGAAAATCACCGATGAAAAGGATCCGGCTCTGAGAGAGCTGGGCCAGAAGATGACTGCGGGAGAAGAAGGCTGGCTGAAGTTCACCCGGGCAGACGGGGAGAATATGATTGCCTTCTATGCTCCCGTGAAGGCCACGGGCTGGAGCATGGCAGCCGTCGCCTATGAGTCTGAGCTTTTTGCGCCTGTTTACAGCCTGCTGAAGATTGTGGCAGGCCTGTCCATTATCATTTTGGTGGTCATTTCCCTGGGCATTGTCATGACGGTGAACAAGGTCATGGCACCCCTGGGGGCTATGGTGGATGAGCTGAAGCTGCTGGCTTCCGGCAACTTTGAAGACCGTCCTGCCAAGGTCGTAGTGGAAAATGAATTGGGCATCCTGGCTCAGGCGGTGCGTGATATGCGCCAGAGCGTGGCCAAGGTCATGCGCTCTGTTCATGATTTCTCCCAGAATCTGGCTGCTTCCTCAGAGGAGCTCAATGCTACCACTGAGCAGTCCGCCCAGGCCTCTGATCAGGTGGCCAATTCCATTGTGCGGGTGGCTCAGGGCACCAACGAGCAGCTGGGAGCTGTAAGCTCCACCACCGAGGCTATCGAGCGCCTCAGCGGTACCATCCAGACAGTGTCCGGCGAGGCAAGCGCCGCCGCTGGCGAAGGCCGTCAGGCAGCAGAGATTGCCCGGGACGGCGGCAGGACCCTGGAGGAAGCCATCACCCAGATCAAGCATATCGAGGCCAGCAGTCTGGAGTCCATGAAAGTGGTGAAGGCTTTGGGCGAAAGGTCTTCGGAAATTGTGGCAATCGTTGAGACCATCACCGGCATTGCCGAGCAGACCAACCTCCTGTCCCTGAATGCAGCCATTGAGGCCGCAAGAGCAGGTGAGCAGGGCCGGGGCTTTGCGGTGGTGGCAGAGGAAGTCCGCAAGCTGGCTGAGTCCTCCCGTGAGGCAGCCCAGCAGATTGCAGATCTCTTGAAAGCTGTGGGCAGCGATATCGACAATGCCATCAGTGGCATGGAAGCGGGCAACGCCGAGGTGCAGAAAGGCGCCGCCAACATCATTTCCATGGGAGATTCCTTCCGCAAGATCATCGAGCTGGTGGAGAATGTCTCCGGCCAGATTCAGGAAATCAGCACGGATATCACCGGTATGGCCAGGAATGGCGAAGAGATTGTGGGCCATGTGCGCACCATCGATGCCGCCAGCCGCAGCGCCGCTGAGGAGTCTCAGACGGTATCTGCCGCTACGGAAGAGCAGAGCGCTTCCGTGCAGGAAATCGCCAACGCCAGCCGCAGCCTGGCCAAGATGGCCACGGATCTGCAGGCAGAGGTGCAGAAGTTCAAACTTTGA
- the amrS gene encoding AmmeMemoRadiSam system radical SAM enzyme: MLDNKLTCRLCHHACQLSDGDTGFCRARGNRGGRLASLSYGLLTSVALDPIEKKPLYHFYPGSRILSVGSFGCNLACPFCQNYSISQAGETDLCYEDEGAGLRVYRLPPEDLVELALDTQERHGNIGVAFTYNEPLMNYEYVRDSARLLKEAGLKVVLVTNGTLSTGPLGRLLPLVDALNIDLKGFTPEFYQWVRGDFELVRTNIRAAHEAGCHVEVTTLVIPGHNDSPEEMEREAEWLASLSPEIPLHLSRYFPRFHLHEPATPVETLVRLQGIAEKHLRYVHLGNV; the protein is encoded by the coding sequence ATGCTTGATAATAAACTCACCTGCCGCCTCTGCCACCACGCCTGCCAGCTGTCAGATGGCGACACGGGCTTTTGCAGGGCCCGGGGGAATCGTGGAGGGCGGCTGGCTTCGCTTTCTTATGGTCTGCTGACTTCGGTGGCCTTGGACCCTATAGAGAAGAAGCCCCTTTACCACTTTTATCCCGGCAGTCGGATTCTTTCCGTGGGCAGCTTTGGGTGCAATCTGGCCTGTCCTTTCTGTCAGAACTACAGCATTTCCCAGGCGGGGGAGACTGACCTTTGCTATGAGGATGAGGGGGCGGGGCTGAGAGTTTATCGGCTGCCGCCGGAGGACTTGGTAGAGCTGGCTTTGGATACGCAGGAGAGGCATGGGAATATTGGCGTGGCCTTCACCTATAATGAGCCTTTGATGAATTACGAATATGTGCGGGACAGTGCAAGGCTGTTGAAAGAGGCGGGGCTGAAAGTCGTGCTGGTGACAAATGGGACGCTTTCCACAGGGCCCTTGGGGAGGCTCCTGCCGCTGGTAGATGCCTTGAATATCGACCTCAAGGGCTTTACGCCGGAATTTTACCAGTGGGTGAGGGGAGACTTTGAGCTGGTGCGCACGAATATACGCGCCGCTCATGAGGCAGGATGCCATGTGGAGGTCACGACGCTGGTGATACCGGGGCACAATGACAGCCCGGAGGAAATGGAAAGGGAGGCAGAGTGGCTGGCTTCTCTTTCTCCGGAAATTCCTCTGCACCTGTCCCGCTATTTCCCACGGTTCCATTTGCATGAGCCTGCCACTCCCGTAGAAACGTTGGTGCGCTTACAGGGAATAGCGGAAAAGCATTTGCGATATGTGCATCTGGGGAATGTGTGA
- a CDS encoding methyltransferase domain-containing protein: MDNTPYDENFYRAQKDGSYRSAELTIPVLFNYIPKPKTVVDVGCGLGTWLSVFKQHGAEVAGVDGSYVQKDMLYIDKEEFFEADLENESITNGGQRFDLAVSLEVAEHLSAKRAPTFIHDLTALSDMVFFSAAVPLQGGTNHINEQWQSYWAKFFADENYVCLDCIRPQIWGENEIKVEYKQNILLYVKESALSNYPRLLEFYLARRHDKQHLDMIHPDNWLGVVHYMHELMRKQQGLQ; the protein is encoded by the coding sequence GTGGATAATACTCCTTATGATGAAAACTTTTATCGTGCTCAAAAGGACGGTTCCTATCGCTCAGCAGAACTGACAATACCTGTACTCTTCAACTATATTCCAAAGCCAAAGACAGTAGTAGACGTTGGCTGCGGTCTGGGCACATGGCTGTCTGTGTTCAAACAGCATGGGGCAGAAGTAGCGGGGGTGGATGGTTCCTATGTCCAAAAGGATATGCTCTATATCGACAAGGAAGAATTCTTCGAGGCCGACTTGGAAAATGAATCCATCACCAATGGTGGTCAGCGCTTCGACCTGGCTGTGAGCCTGGAAGTGGCGGAGCACCTTTCTGCCAAACGTGCTCCTACTTTTATCCATGATTTGACTGCCCTTTCCGATATGGTTTTCTTTTCCGCTGCCGTGCCCCTGCAGGGGGGCACGAACCATATCAACGAGCAATGGCAGTCTTACTGGGCCAAGTTCTTTGCAGATGAAAACTACGTCTGCCTGGATTGCATCCGTCCGCAGATTTGGGGAGAGAATGAGATAAAGGTGGAATACAAGCAGAATATCCTGCTGTATGTGAAGGAGTCTGCCCTGAGCAACTATCCTCGCCTGCTGGAATTCTACCTGGCCCGCCGTCACGACAAGCAGCACTTGGACATGATCCATCCGGATAACTGGCTGGGAGTGGTGCATTATATGCACGAATTGATGCGGAAGCAACAAGGGCTGCAATAG
- a CDS encoding glycosyltransferase family 8 protein: protein MIHVCYAVSDKKGTYTKFVGASICSIFEHTKEWVTVHFLHDYTLSTDNRRYLMQMVRDYGQQIVFYDFERLYKKRFADLKDDFEWLKQHLKPGVSLATWYRLLIGEALERVDRVIYLDGDTIVNMDIKELWEEETGKNGLAAAPDTIIQQEHYSVMVKRGLYPEERYFNAGVLLLDLEKFRKEENVLERGLKFLRKKKLVDYLDQDVLNYFFGKDCRILPEKYNTLVMQEFADRRENVEERIYHYAGQRYAIDAVNNFHRLFLEHLAKTPWCNADFLANIARHIHQSSRSLLLGYANFIAGMHRVVVSEESEKEKLTKMMMLKDKEKFLTLKEFDKQGLRLEPDEILLFFIKPEAFENIKKHLEECGCIEGVHFMNGNIFLYRDGGQDAKILREA from the coding sequence ATGATACATGTTTGCTATGCAGTTTCAGATAAAAAAGGGACATATACCAAGTTTGTTGGAGCATCTATATGTTCCATATTTGAGCATACCAAGGAATGGGTGACGGTGCACTTTTTGCATGACTATACTCTTTCGACTGATAATCGTCGTTATTTGATGCAGATGGTGCGGGATTATGGTCAGCAGATAGTGTTTTATGATTTCGAGAGACTGTATAAAAAACGTTTCGCAGATCTGAAAGATGATTTTGAATGGCTGAAACAGCATTTGAAGCCAGGGGTCAGCTTGGCTACGTGGTATCGTCTTTTAATAGGTGAAGCTTTGGAGCGAGTTGACAGGGTAATTTATCTTGATGGTGATACAATTGTTAATATGGATATAAAGGAGCTTTGGGAGGAAGAAACGGGTAAAAATGGATTGGCTGCCGCCCCTGATACAATCATACAGCAGGAACATTACAGTGTGATGGTAAAAAGAGGCCTTTATCCTGAAGAGCGGTATTTTAATGCAGGTGTATTATTGCTTGATTTGGAAAAGTTTAGAAAAGAAGAAAATGTTTTGGAGCGTGGCCTGAAATTCCTCCGTAAGAAGAAATTGGTGGACTATTTGGATCAGGATGTGCTGAATTATTTCTTTGGCAAGGATTGCCGTATATTGCCAGAGAAATACAATACGCTGGTAATGCAGGAATTTGCTGATAGGCGGGAGAATGTGGAGGAACGCATCTATCACTATGCCGGACAGCGCTATGCCATAGATGCAGTAAATAATTTCCATCGTCTGTTTTTGGAGCATCTTGCTAAGACACCTTGGTGCAATGCGGATTTTTTAGCTAATATAGCTCGGCATATACATCAGTCTAGTCGTTCATTGCTGCTTGGCTATGCTAACTTTATTGCCGGTATGCATCGTGTTGTTGTAAGTGAAGAATCTGAAAAAGAGAAACTCACTAAAATGATGATGTTGAAAGATAAGGAGAAGTTCCTCACTTTGAAGGAGTTTGATAAACAGGGATTGCGCTTAGAGCCAGATGAAATACTTCTTTTCTTTATCAAGCCGGAAGCATTTGAGAATATAAAAAAACACTTGGAAGAGTGTGGCTGTATCGAAGGTGTTCACTTTATGAACGGCAATATATTCCTCTATCGTGATGGTGGGCAGGATGCGAAGATTTTGCGAGAGGCTTGA
- a CDS encoding glycosyltransferase, producing the protein MTDKNGTYSKYIGASMCSLFERTDSWVTIHLLHDDTLTEKNRNYFVELTRTYGQQIFFYNVAEECKDLLAEAREIFKRAVDTDYYTPAALYRLLAPILLPQDVKRLIYLDADTIVNMDIRKFWEVFLDGNPLGAVTERTLMEHYQKQIDRSIDEKLYLFKNSWTDFDTCFNSGVLIMDLEKMRNMGEILLPGLRFIVQHEEECRFFDQDILNYFFARDFLHLPWNYNILQSWDREWGSPEPVEGIYHYMGRTLRYNYEEPRDRIFYEAFVKTPWCDAEFICKSYAVTRNILAGELNKCVERNRKASAAWARSKRVFVGPKKDEKQLREMFMLSDEEPYLAMDDGWKKGLNLPYELGTHIYVFFMNSFPELKVKLDEAGWKEWEDYIDGKSIIIPHPTRLLDEYRIFLVM; encoded by the coding sequence ATGACGGATAAGAACGGTACATATAGCAAATATATTGGCGCTTCTATGTGCTCCCTTTTTGAGCGCACGGATTCCTGGGTTACCATACATCTTTTGCATGACGATACCCTTACGGAAAAGAACCGCAATTACTTTGTCGAACTGACTCGTACTTATGGCCAGCAGATTTTCTTTTACAACGTAGCAGAGGAATGCAAGGATCTATTGGCTGAGGCCAGAGAAATCTTTAAGCGAGCTGTAGATACGGATTACTACACCCCAGCAGCGCTATATCGTCTTTTGGCCCCTATTTTGTTGCCCCAAGATGTGAAACGTCTTATTTATCTTGATGCTGATACCATTGTCAACATGGATATCAGAAAGTTCTGGGAGGTTTTTCTTGATGGCAACCCTTTGGGGGCTGTGACTGAGCGTACATTGATGGAGCATTATCAGAAGCAGATAGACAGGTCAATTGACGAAAAACTCTATCTGTTCAAAAACAGCTGGACGGATTTTGATACCTGCTTCAACTCTGGTGTACTGATTATGGACTTGGAGAAGATGCGTAATATGGGGGAAATTCTTCTGCCGGGACTGCGGTTCATTGTGCAGCACGAGGAAGAATGTCGCTTCTTCGATCAGGATATTTTGAACTATTTCTTTGCTAGAGATTTCCTACATCTTCCTTGGAATTATAATATTCTTCAATCCTGGGACAGGGAGTGGGGGAGCCCGGAACCTGTAGAAGGTATCTATCACTATATGGGGCGCACTTTAAGGTATAATTATGAAGAGCCGCGTGATAGAATTTTTTATGAAGCTTTCGTCAAAACCCCTTGGTGTGATGCTGAATTTATTTGCAAGAGCTACGCTGTCACCAGGAATATTTTGGCAGGTGAACTGAATAAGTGTGTTGAGAGAAATCGTAAGGCTTCAGCGGCCTGGGCCAGGAGTAAACGGGTTTTTGTGGGGCCAAAGAAAGATGAGAAGCAGCTTCGGGAGATGTTTATGCTGTCTGATGAAGAACCATATTTGGCTATGGATGATGGCTGGAAGAAAGGTTTGAATCTTCCATACGAATTGGGAACACATATTTATGTGTTTTTTATGAACAGCTTCCCAGAATTGAAGGTAAAATTAGATGAGGCAGGCTGGAAGGAATGGGAAGATTATATTGATGGCAAGTCCATTATCATTCCTCATCCTACCAGACTATTAGACGAGTATCGAATCTTCCTTGTTATGTGA